A stretch of the Vagococcus xieshaowenii genome encodes the following:
- a CDS encoding cyclic nucleotide-binding domain-containing protein: protein MKKIKNIEQLSAYVDRYNLQDYMDSDILAMASLHYFDKEDHLIQSETTSDYLYFLVKGTVMVYSYSSDTQNICIDYVEPASLIGEASSLWGLVPKSNVKAVSHCICISISLKKYRAKLQADVRFLQNICQLLSYRLNSNVNLANSLTEPVETRLAKFILSHYEGDQFSVRLTTCAAILNVSYRHLIRMMTNFREANIIEKKKNYYLILDFDKLIELSKKLSG from the coding sequence ATGAAAAAAATCAAAAATATAGAGCAACTATCTGCCTATGTTGATAGGTACAATCTGCAAGACTATATGGATTCAGATATATTAGCTATGGCTTCTTTACATTATTTCGATAAAGAAGATCACCTTATCCAGTCGGAAACAACGTCTGATTATTTATACTTTCTAGTAAAAGGAACGGTAATGGTTTATTCCTATTCGTCAGACACACAAAATATTTGTATAGATTATGTTGAGCCTGCATCGTTAATTGGTGAGGCTTCTTCGTTGTGGGGGCTCGTACCCAAAAGTAATGTAAAAGCGGTATCTCATTGTATTTGTATTAGTATATCACTGAAAAAATATCGTGCTAAATTACAAGCGGATGTTCGTTTTTTACAGAATATTTGTCAGCTATTAAGTTACCGTCTTAATTCTAATGTTAATTTAGCCAATTCTTTGACGGAGCCAGTTGAAACGAGACTAGCAAAATTTATTTTATCCCATTATGAAGGAGATCAGTTTTCCGTTCGTCTTACAACATGTGCTGCTATTTTAAATGTTAGTTATCGACATCTAATCCGAATGATGACTAACTTTCGTGAAGCAAATATTATAGAGAAGAAGAAAAACTACTATCTAATCCTTGATTTTGATAAATTAATCGAATTATCAAAAAAATTAAGTGGCTAG
- a CDS encoding GIY-YIG nuclease family protein: protein MASSDHYFYVLQCADNTLYAGYTTDPIRRLAQHNNGTGAKYTRLLKRHPMRMIHLEHFSEKSPAMQAEYAFKQLSKPQKLRYLTEHSSEWLPK from the coding sequence ATGGCGAGTAGCGATCACTACTTTTATGTCCTACAATGCGCTGATAATACGCTCTATGCTGGCTACACGACGGACCCTATTAGACGATTGGCACAACACAATAACGGAACCGGCGCAAAATACACACGCCTCCTCAAGAGGCATCCAATGCGGATGATTCACCTAGAACACTTCAGTGAAAAATCACCCGCCATGCAGGCGGAGTATGCTTTTAAGCAATTAAGCAAACCTCAGAAATTAAGGTATTTAACTGAACATAGTAGTGAATGGTTGCCAAAATAA
- a CDS encoding tRNA1(Val) (adenine(37)-N6)-methyltransferase encodes MEPIIYENERIDQLSAQNIQIIQSSDVFSFSLDAVLLAHFARTPKRGLIVDLCSGNGAVGLFISRTTNAQIIGVELQERLADMATRSIQLNDLSEQLSVLNIDLNDTNQYIRKDTVDCVICNPPYFKELPTNVKNPNPHLAIARHELHTNLEEVIKMSAGLLKMNGRFAMVHRPERLTEILAVMQRYQLEPKRMQLVYPKVGREANTLLIEGIHHGKPGGLKILPPLYVYGEDNQYLPEIEAILHGE; translated from the coding sequence ATGGAACCAATTATTTATGAAAATGAGCGTATTGACCAATTATCCGCTCAAAATATCCAAATTATTCAAAGTTCAGACGTGTTTTCCTTTTCTTTAGACGCGGTCTTATTGGCTCATTTTGCCCGTACACCAAAACGTGGACTGATTGTCGATTTGTGTTCTGGTAACGGGGCGGTTGGCTTATTTATCAGTCGGACAACGAATGCACAAATTATCGGCGTTGAATTACAAGAACGTTTAGCCGACATGGCCACTCGGAGCATCCAACTTAATGATTTAAGTGAACAGCTATCGGTTCTTAATATTGATTTGAACGATACCAATCAATATATTCGTAAAGATACCGTTGATTGTGTTATCTGTAACCCACCTTACTTCAAGGAATTACCGACAAACGTCAAAAATCCGAACCCGCATTTAGCAATTGCTAGACACGAATTGCACACCAACCTTGAAGAAGTGATCAAAATGTCGGCTGGCTTATTAAAGATGAACGGACGATTTGCCATGGTACATCGGCCGGAACGCCTTACCGAAATTTTGGCTGTGATGCAACGTTATCAATTAGAGCCCAAACGGATGCAACTCGTTTATCCAAAAGTCGGTCGTGAAGCAAATACCTTGTTAATTGAAGGCATTCATCACGGCAAACCTGGTGGCCTAAAAATCTTGCCACCATTATATGTATATGGTGAGGACAATCAGTATTTACCTGAAATAGAGGCGATACTACATGGCGAGTAG
- a CDS encoding lysophospholipid acyltransferase family protein — translation MFFKVMRSIAKGALFIVNGRAEYQQQDKLPEGNYVLVGPHRTWWDPLYFAIGAAPKEFSFMAKEELFKNPILRWILVKANAFPVNRDNPGPSVIKKPVKLLKSTELSLIMFPSGTRHSEELKGGAALIAKMAKVPIVPVVYQGPVTLGGLFKRKKVILRFGDPIDVSDVKKLDQAGITEIERCMSTSFAQLDSEINPDYKYVPKKKDNQ, via the coding sequence ATGTTTTTTAAAGTCATGCGATCAATCGCTAAAGGAGCGTTGTTTATTGTCAATGGACGCGCTGAATATCAACAACAAGATAAATTACCCGAAGGCAACTATGTGTTAGTTGGTCCACATCGTACATGGTGGGATCCGCTTTACTTCGCTATCGGTGCAGCGCCAAAAGAATTTTCTTTTATGGCCAAAGAAGAATTATTTAAAAATCCTATTTTAAGATGGATTCTAGTAAAAGCCAATGCGTTTCCTGTTAATCGCGATAATCCCGGACCAAGTGTCATCAAAAAACCGGTTAAATTATTAAAGAGTACAGAGTTAAGTTTGATCATGTTTCCAAGCGGGACACGTCATTCAGAAGAGTTAAAAGGTGGCGCTGCGTTAATTGCTAAAATGGCGAAAGTGCCCATTGTCCCAGTAGTTTATCAAGGCCCCGTAACGTTGGGTGGCTTATTCAAACGCAAAAAAGTGATTTTACGCTTTGGCGATCCTATTGACGTATCGGATGTTAAGAAACTAGATCAAGCGGGTATTACAGAAATTGAACGCTGTATGAGCACGTCTTTTGCCCAACTAGATAGCGAAATTAATCCAGATTATAAATACGTGCCAAAGAAAAAAGACAACCAATAA